Genomic segment of uncultured Flavobacterium sp.:
CCAAATTACAAAAAACTAAAGTATGAATTGCTTAATTGAGATAGATTTAGTGGAATTTGCTTTTTAAATTGGAACGGTCTAAAAAATGCGCCGTTTTGTCTATGCCGTTTCGGTATTGATATATTTAATTTTCAGTATTTTAAAATTAATAATACATTTGAATGTAAGTCTTTTTGATTTACTCAATTTTAAAGAAAACGCAATGAAAAAAGTTATCTATTATATGTTTTTGATGCTGATATGTACTCAAATGAAAGCTCAAAAAGATTTTCAGGGAATGGCGGTTTATGAATCAAAAACGCAAGCGCCTAAGTTTGAAGGAATGCAGGGAAATCGGGATATTACGCCAGAAATGCAAAAGAATATGGAAGAGCGAATGAAAAAAATGCTCGAAAAAACCTTTATTCTGAATTTTGATAAATCAGCCTCTATTTATAAAGAAGAAGAAAAATTAGAAAGTCCGGGACAACAAGGTGGCGGAATGCGAATCATGCTGAACTCTTTTATGGGCGGCGGCGGAACTTTTTATAAAGATGTAAAAAATAAATTGTACACGGTTGATAAGGAATTTATGGGAAAAGAGTTTTTGGTTGTAGATTCTTTGCCAAAACTAAATTGGAAATTAGAGCAGGAAACCAAGCAAATAGGAGGTTACACCTGTTATAAAGCAACGGCAATAAAGGAAGCCAGTAAAACTGATTTTAGAAATTTCAGACCTAAAAATAACGACGATAAAAAAGCTTCTGGTGAAACCAAAACAAACTTCGAAGATAATTTTGAAATGCCTAAAGAAATTACCGTAACTGCTTGGTATTCGCCAGAAATTCCGGTGAATCAGGGTCCTGAAAATTATTGGGGTCTGCCTGGTTTAATTTTAGAAATTAATGATGGGAAAACAACTATTTTATGTTCTAAAATTGTTTTGAATGCTAAAGATAAAGTCGAAATAAAGCCTTCTAAAAAAGGGAAAGTGATTTCTCAAAAAGAGTATGATGAAACCGTAATCAAAAAAATGGAAGAGTTTAAGGAAATGAACCGCGGACGTGAAGGAGGTCCCGGAGGAGGTCCGATAATGATCAGACGATAATTTTTAGCACATCATCTTTAGATTTTTTCAATGAAAAATATACTTCTTTTTGTCATTTTATTAATGACCTCGATATCCTTTGCCCAAAGTGTACGTTTTGATGGTTTTATTCAGGACGAACAAAAAAAACCTTTGGAAATGGCCAATATTATGGCTGTAAATAGTGCTACAAAAGCAATGGACTCTTATGGAATTACAAATGATAAAGGAAAGTTTCAGCTAACCTTAAAGCCAAATACTTCTTATACAATTAAAGTAAGTTATCTGGGGATGAAATCTAAAGAAATTGCCATTTCAACCAAGTCAGAAAATATTGCCCAGAATATTGTCATGGATGATACCGGAATTGAATTAGAAGGTGTAGAGATCGTTCGGGAAATGCCAGTTTCGATACAAGGTGATACAATTGTCTACAACGCAGATTCGTTTAAATCCGGTACAGAAAAAAAACTGGAAGATGTCTTGAAAAAATTACCCGGAGTTGAAGTAAATGCCGATGGAGAAATTGAAGTTGAAGGGAAAAAAGTCAGCAAATTAATGGTAGAAGGCAAAGATTTTTTTGACGGAGATGCCAAACTGGGCGTTAAAAATATTCCTGCAGATGCCATAGATAAAGTTCAGGTTTTAAGAAATTATAATGAAGTTGGAGCATTAAAAGGTTTGGAAAATGATCAGGATAATGTGGCGATGAATATTAAACTGAAAGAAGGGAAAAAGAATTTTTGGTTTGGAGATGTGACTGCCGGAATTGGCGTGGGAGAACTGGATAGTCGCTATATTATTAACCCGAAATTGTTTTATTATAGTCCAAAATACAGTATTAATTTAATTACCAATTTTAATAATATTGGAGAATTGCCTTTAACTGCGCAAGATTATTTTAAGTTCACAGGCGGATTTAAAAATATGATGAAAAAGGGTGGAAGTAATTTTAATGTTTCCTCAAATGATTTAGGGATTTCGATTTTGAGAAATAATCGTGCTAAAGAAATTGAAACAAAATTTGGAGCAACAAACTTTTCTTATTCCGTAACAAAAGTATGGAATATTAGTGGTTTTGGGATTCTTTCGACTTCAAAAACAGACTTGGAAACTAAATCACAAACCACCATTTTAGATTCGGGAGATCAACAAAAAAGAGATGAATTGACACATCAGAAGAATAATCTCGGGCTTTTTAAATTGAGTTCAACATATAAACCAAATGATAAATTTCAGTTTGATTATGATATCTTAACTAAATTATCGAAACAAAACGAAGACACTGATTTATTGAGAGAATCTGTCGTGAATAATGCTTCAACTGTAGAAACCATAATGACGGGTAAAAAGCAAGATCCAACATCTATAAATCAAAATTTGAGTTTGTATTACACACAAAGCGATAAGAATATTTTTGCTTTTGAAATGCAGCATTTGTATCAGGATGAAAATCCGTTTTATAATGCCAATTTAAGAACACAGCCTTTTGATTTATCAGGATATGTATCAGGGCAAAATAGAAATGACCTCAATCAGGATCGCTTTGTAAAAACCAATAAACTAGATGCTAAACTGGATTACTATTATATGGTAACGCCAAAAAGTAATATCAATATCACTTTAGGAAATACCTATTCGTATCAGGATTTTAATTCTCATATTTTTCAAATGTTGGATAATGGAGACAGAAATGATCTGAATAATCCTGAAAATAACAATCAGGTAAAATACAACTTCAATGATACTTTTTTAGGATTTCATTATAAAATTTTGTCCGGAAAATTTACTCTGACACCTGGTGTTAGCGTGCATTCGTACACGATGAAAAACACGCAATCAGGTAAAGATTATTCGCAGAATTTCATGAAAGTATTGCCTGATTTTTTTGCTTTGTATCAAATCAAAAAATCAGAAACATTGACCTATAACTTTTCCTTGTCTAATGATTTTACAGATGTCAATCAATTGGCTTCGGGTTATGTTTTGTCTGATTATAGTAGTTTGTTTAGAGGAAATCGTTTCTTGGAGAATGCAACCTCGCAAGTGCATTCATTGCGTTATTTTAAATATAACATGTTCAATTTTGAGAACATTTTTGCTAATGCAACATACACTAAAAAGGTAGATGCAATTAAAACAAAAGCAGATTTTGATGGTATTAATCAATCGTCAACACCATATAATTCAAATTTAGCAGATGAAACTTTTACAGGAATGGGAAATTACGGACGTTCTTTTTTGAAGAATTATAAAGCTTCGGCCAATGCAACTTTCAATTGGTCAAAATTCAACAACATTCAAAACAATGTATTGACAACTACAGAAAGTTTTAGTCAAAGTTATACCATAAAAGCTTCAACAAACTACAAAAATTTTCCCAATATAGAGTTTGGTTACAATGCTTTGATCAACCAATATAGTGGTTCAACATACTATACAGACAAGCCTTTTGCGAGATTAGATTACTATTTTCTGGGTAGTTTTTCGTTTGTTTCAGAGTATGAATTTTATCATTATTATAATTCTGATAAAACGGTCGATAACGAGTATGATTTCTTAAGTGCAAGTTTAGTTTATCAAAAAAAGGATAGTAAATGGGAGTACAAAGTTTCGGCTACAAATCTTTTAAATACGACTTATCTCAATGATGACAGCTTTTCGCAGTTTTCTACACGAGTTTCTCAATACACAGTTCAACCTCGCTATATCATCTTTTCGATGAAATGTAATTTATAGTATTTTGAGTACAAAATGTTAGGTTTTGATGCTTGATTTTGGTAAGAATCAAATATCTTTGCGTGTACTACTAACAAATTAAAATCTTAGGCATGCGCAATTTTATATGGAGTTTCTCAATGTTTTTTTGTTTAATATCTGCTTCTTTTTCTCAAACAAAAACTATAGAGAAAGGATCTTATTTGTCGACAAACAAAGGACAGAAAATCAAATTAAATTTATTAGACGATAATAAATATGAGTTGGTTTTTTATTCAGGTGATTATAAAATCAAAGGAGACTCTTTATTGTTTTCTCAGACTGTGAAATCCGGAGCTGATTTTGATGTAGCCTTTAAGAATGATAAAAATGCAAAAAAGATTAAAATTAAGTTTTTAGACCCTTCTTATTATTCCTTTTATATTGGTACACAAAACGGAACGGAGCCAGTTCAATATCAAAAAATTACAGACATAAGAACCAAAGTAGATCCTGATTGGTTAAAGAATGATTTAGAATTTGAAATAGACAAAACCGATTATTTGTATTTGGTTTATGAAGATTATCAAGGCGAAAGTAAACTCTCAAAATATGCTTTGCCAAAAGAGGTCTCAGAAGCAACAATTAAATACGATTTGGATGTTTTGGGAGATATAAACATTTCAGGTTTTTTAAATAAAGAGACAAATGAACTGATGATTTCTGAGCAGACAGGAAAGAATCCGATAGCATTTGTAAATGAAAAAGATGCTCAGCCTGATAAAACTTCAAAAGTAATCCCTCTTGAAAATAAAACAGTTTCAAACTGGACATATCCGGGAAAAGAGGCTCTGGTAAAGGATGATTTTAGTGCAGAAGTAGCTGTTGATAGCGCTTATGCTGAGACAGCGGCTCCTGTTAAAATTGATTTTAAATTTAAAGTAGAAGGTAATTTAAAAGAAGCTATAAACAGTACTAAAGTCTCTAAAAGTAAATTTTTGGTAGTTGCTGTTGATGGAAAAAATCCTTCGGCGAAAGCTGACTTTGATGCTTTTATTAAAGATCAGGAAACGCAAGTTGGATATAATATGTATGATAAATATGATCCGCAATATGATTTGTTCAATTATTATCTGACTACAGCCGATGATAAAAAATGGTTAAAAACGAATAAAATTACAGATACTCCATGTGTTGCTGTTTTGAATACTAATGGAGATGTTTTAGCTACTGTAAAATCTAAATTGAAAGAAAGACAATATCAGTTTAATTATTATGATGGTCTTTATAAAAAGCTGCAACGTGCAGAAGGTTTGGTTGCTTTTGACAGAACAATAAAAAATAAGAAAGCAACAGATGCTAATTTGATTTCAGCATTTAATAAAGTAGCAATTCTCGAAGTTCCTTACGAGTATGAAACAACTGAAGCTGATTCATCTGACTTTAAGTTGGTGAAAGTTGATTTAGATAAAAAAGTAGTTGATCAAACCTGGAAAAAACTAATTGAAACACATCAAAAAGATACAAAACCAAATATGTATTTGGTAGAAACCATTTTGAAAGAGATTAAAAATCAAGGGTTTTCTAAGCAGTTTTTTAAAGAAGACAGAGTTTTGAATGACACTGATTTTCTTGCTATAGATTATTTAATAAAGCAGTATGATGCTATCAATGCTGAGGTAGTAGCGTTTAATAATATAGAAGGAGAGACACATTCAATTGGAAGTTTGAATACTGAAATAACAACAGCATTACAACAGAATAAATATGTTGCCGAAGAGAAAGGTGTAGTTGATGAGAATCAGAGTAAGGTAATTTCAGTTTATAAAAAGTTAATTGCTGCCGGTAAGGCAAATTATGATTGTTATCAAAATTACTTTACTTATTTAGCTGAAGCCGAGGATAAAGACGGTTCTAATACTACTTATTTAAAAGAGTTCAGTTCTTATTTTAATACTTATTTGACACCAGGTAAAGCAGGTGTAATTGAACAATTAGATGTAATGTATTCAGCTTTAGAGACTAATTCTGAATATCAATATGATGGATGGAAGTCTTTTAAAGACTATCATTCAAATTTATCGAATTCTGTGGCGTGGGCAGTAGTTTTAAAACCACAGAACTCTAATTTTTTAAAATCTGCAATTAATTGGTCAGAGTATAGTTTGGTTGTGACTAAAAATAATCCGTACTACTTAGACACTTTGGCGCAGTTGTATTACAAAGACGATCAAAAACAGAAAGCAATCGAAACACAAACATTAGCAGTTAAATATTTAACAGACGAAGTTGAAGAAGAAGCAGCAACAGAAATTAAAGAAACGTTAGCTAAAATGCAAAACGGAACTTATTAAGAAATGGCAAACCCGACAGGTTTTAAAAACCTGTCGGGTTTATAAACAAAAATGGCTGTCTAAATTTAGACAGCCATTTTTTATATAATTTAAGGATTGGATTACAATCCAAATTCAGCTTTTACTTTGTCAACGAAATCAAGTTTCTCCCAAGTAAATAACTCAACAGTAACTGTTTTTACATTTCCTCCTGGAGCAGAAAAAGTTTTAGTTACTACTTCTGGTTTACGTCCCATGTGTCCGTAAGCAGCAGTTTCGCTATAAATTGGGTTTCTTAATTTTAAACGTTGCTCGATAAAATAAGGACGCATATCAAAGATAGCTTCTACTTTTTTAGCGATTTCACCGTTAGTTAAGTTTACTTTAGAAGTTCCGTAAGTATCAATAAAAATACCCATTGGCTCAGCAACTCCAATTGCATAAGAAACCTGTACTAAGATTTCGTCAGCAACACCTGCAGCAACTAAGTTTTTAGCGATATGACGAGTTGCATAAGCAGCACTTCTGTCTACTTTACTTGGATCTTTTCCAGAGAATGCACCACCACCGTGAGCACCTTTTCCACCGTAAGTATCAACAATAATTTTTCTTCCTGTTAAACCAGTATCTCCGTGAGGTCCTCCAATAACGAATTTTCCTGTTGGGTTAATATGGTAGTTGATTTTATCATTGAATAAATGCGCGTGAGTTGGATTTTTTGCAATGATTCTTGGAATCAAAATTTCGATAATATCTTTTTTGATTTTAGCCAACATTGTAGCTTCTTCGTCAAAATCATCGTGTTGAGTCGAGATTACAATTGCATCAATACGAGTTGGTTTGTTATCGTCGCTATATTCTAAAGTTACCTGAGATTTAGCATCTGGACGCAAATAAGTGATTTCTTTGTTTTCACGTCTTAAAATTGCTAACTCTTGTAATAATTTATGAGATAAATCAAGTGCTAATGGCATGTAGTTTTCAGTTTCGTTAGTTGCGTAACCAAACATCATTCCTTGGTCTCCAGCACCTTGCTCTTCTGGCTTAGCTCTGTCAACACCTTGATTAATATCAGCAGATTGTTCGTGAATTGCCGAAAGAATTCCACAAGAATTTGCTTCAAACATGTATTCGCTTTTTGTATATCCAATTTTACGGATTACATCGCGAGCAATTTGCTGCACATCAAGATAGGTATTCGATTTTACTTCACCTGCTAAAATTACCTGACCTGTTGTAACCAGAGTCTCACAAGCTACTTTTGAGTCAGCGTCAAATGCCAAAAAGTTATCAATTAATGCATCCGAAATTTGATCTGCAACTTTGTCTGGATGCCCTTCACTAACAGATTCTGACGTAAATAAATAAGCCATAATAATTTATTAAATTAAAATTAAGTGAGGAAAAAAATTGCTTAAAAAGGGCTAAAGGAGAGTTCCTGCTTTAGCATTTTTTACTACCGAAATCAATCTTTCAGTATCCATAACGAACCATTTCATTATGAAGAGGTTGCAATCAGTTCAAATTTTTCCTCTGTATTAGGGTGCAAAGGTATAAAACCATTTTGATTTGCAAATTAAACTTTTGATTTTTTTGATTTTATAAGTATAAATTTAACATATCATACTATTTTGATAGGGTAATAGAAATTATTTCTGTTTTTATTTGGTCGATTAAAAAATAGTTCGCAAATTTGCCCCATCAAAATAATCCAAAAAATGAAATTAACAATGTGCAATATGTCTTGTAAGATGCCGGAGCTTTCCGCAGAGATACTATTGTAGTTTTTTTTCGAAAAAATATATATAGAACCTCTGCCAAATCGCAGGGGTTTTTTTATTTCAAAAAGAGACAAAATTGCAAATCATTTTTAACCCAAAATAATAATAAATACCAAATAGAAGTAATGAAAAAAAATCTAGTAATAGCTTTAGGTCTTTTAACATTTTCAGGCGTTTATGCACAAGAAAATAAAAAAGAACAGGACAGCTTAAAGAATAATGAATTGTCAGAAGTGACAATAGTGGGGTCAAGAAGTAAAAACAGAGTAAAAACAGATGTTCCGGTTCCGGTTGATGTTTTTAATATCTCTGAAATAACAAAAGGCTCGCCACAAACGAGTGTAACTCAAATTTTAAATTATGTTGCGCCATCGTTTACCAGTAATGCAACTTCTACCGCCGATGCTACAGATCACGTAGATCCGGCACAATTGAGAGGTTTAGGACCGGATCAGGTTTTGATTTTGGTAAATGGTAAACGCAGACATACAAGTGCGCTGGTAAATATCAATGGTTCTCCGGGAAGAGGATCTGTTGGAACAGATTTAAACGCGATTCCGTCATTTGCTATAGAAAGAATCGAAGTTTTGCGTGATGGAGCTGCTGCACAATACGGTTCAGATGCAATTGCGGGAGTTATCAATATTGTATTAAAAAAGAATGCCAATTTTATTTCAGGAGGAATTCAATACGGTACTAATTTATCTTCGGGATCTAATAATTTTAAAGGCGGAGCCGATGGTCAGAATCTACAAGTAGACTTGAATTACGGAACTTCTTTGGGTAAAGCAGGAAGTTTCCTGAATGTTACTGCCAGTGCTGTAAGCAGACAAGCAACGAGCAGAGCTGGAATTAGAAGCAATGCAATTTTTAACGCTTATAATGCTGTCGAAAACAGAGCTGCTCAGGATGGTGTTTATATAAACTCTTTGTTTAGTAATATTAATAATACTCCAAACTCAGCGCAAATTCTTAGTTCGTTGAAGCAATATGCACCACAAGTAAGTTATTTTACACCGACACAACAAAACGCAATTTCTTCGGCTACGACTCTAACTCAAATGCAAGCAGCTTTAGGCTTTGATGCAACCAATAATGAACTTGCTTACAGAGGTCAGGAAAGAAGTGACTATAATATGAGTGTTGGTCAGTCAGAATTGGCTTCAGGACAAGTGTATTATAATGCAAAATATCCGTTGACTGAAACTACTTCATTGTATTCTTTTGGAGGAGTTTCTTATAGAAATGGAAAATCTTATGCCTTTAACAGATTGCCAAATGGTTCAGGAACTTTCACGCAAGTGTACCAAAACGGATTTTTACCGCAGATAGAATCTGATATTTTAGATGCTTCATCAGCAGTAGGACTTACAACTCAATTATTTGGTTTTGATACTGACATTAGCACCAACCTCGGAACAAACTCTTTTAAATATGATGCAAACAATACTATTAATGCTACTTTAGGAACTAATTCTGCTTCAAGTTTTGATGCTGGTAAAGTTTCGTTTTTGCAAAGCACAACCAATTTAGATTTCAGTAAAAAGTACGATGTATTAAAAGGATTGAACGTTGCTTTTGGTGGAGAGTTCAGATATGAAAACTATCAGATTAAAGCTGGAGAAGAAGCTTCTTACGGATTGTATGATATAAACGGAAATTTGGTTTCGGGAATTTTGCCAAGTAATTCACCATTAATCGTTACAGACTTTTTTGGAAATAAACGTGGAGCCGGAGCACAAGGTTTCTCAGGTTTCCAACCTTCGGATGCTAAAGAAAAAGACAGAAAAAGTGGGGCTGCTTATATTGATTTAGAATTGAATGCGACAGAAAACTGGCTTTTAAACGGAGCAGCGCGTTATGAGAATTATTCTGATTTTGGAAGTACAGTTACCTTCAAATTAGCATCTCTTTTAAAATTGACAGACAATATCAATTGGAGAATTTCAGGGCAAACTGGTTTTAGAGCGCCATCATTACAACAAAAATATTTTGAAAGCAGTTCGACACAATTCATAAACGGTTCTCCTTATCAGGTAGGATATTTTACAAATGATTCGCAGGCAGCAAAAAGTATTGGAGTTGAAAACCTGAAACCTGAAAAATCTAAAAGTATCAGTACAGGATTTACATTCAAAATTCCTGATGCAAACATTACAATTGCAACAGATGCCTATTTTACAAGAATCGATGACAGAGTTGTTTTGACAGGGCAATATGCAAGACCAACAGATGCGCAAATAAATGCTGCAACATCACAAGCGCAAAAAGATGCATTGACCTTGTTTCAACAAGCATTTGATTTAAAAGGTGTTGAAAGAGCTTCGTTCTGGACTAACGGAATCAACTCTGAAACTAAAGGTATTGATGTCGTGATTTCTCAGAAATATAATGTTATTCCGGATTTTGTAATTAGAAATGATCTTGCTTTAAGTTATAATGAAACAAAAAGAGTAGGAGATTTAAATGTTCCGCAATCTATTATTGATGCAGGTGGAGAACCTTATAAATATTCGTTTTTCCCGGAATCAAGCCGAATTTATTTAGAAGAAGCAATTCCGAAATTGAAAGCGAATTTAATGACGACATTCAGTATCAAGAAACTGGATATTTATTTAAGAAACAGTTATTTTGGAAAAGTTACTGATCCCGGAGCAACAGATGTAAATTTAGACGGATCAGCTTCTGTTTACGAACATCCGGAATACAGTTCAAAAATAGTTACTGATTTATCTTTTGGATATCAAATCAACGAGAAATTCAGATTCACACTTGGATTTAATAATATAGGAGATGTTTATCCGGATAGAAATAATCCTGCAACTCCGGCATTTACAAACACAACTCCAACATTGTCTCCTGCACCAAGTACAGATTTAAGCAATGCTAATCAGTTTGCTTATTCAAGAGCAGTATCACAATTTGGATTAAACGGAAGATTTGGTTTTGCAAGACTAAGTTTTAAATTCTAAAAACATAAAATTGGCCACAGATTAAACGGATTGAGCGGATGTACACAGATTTTTTTAATCATTTTAATCCTTTTAATCTGTGACTAAATTTTTAAGTAGATAGTGGAAAATAAAAAGAATCTGTGGATATCCGCTCAATCCGTACAACCCGTGGCCAATTTTTAAATAGAAATACCAGTATTTACAGGGCTTCGAAAATTTTTAATGTTAAATGTTATTTTTTGTTTTGGTAGTTAAATAAATAGTTAATATATTTACTCTATCGAATTAGTCGAATTAAAAAAAAAAGAATTAATTTTAAATAAAATGAAAACAATAGCGAATAATATGATGATATGTTGTGAGATGATGCAAATGTGCATCCCAATTCGTTATTGCCAAAAGTGAAAGAGTGAATCTTTGTTATAGTTAGAACTATAAGCCCTTTTGGTAGCCATCCGAAAGGGCTTTTTTTTATTTCAACACTTTTAAATTTAAAATTATGAAAACACTAAATTCAATAGCAATGGAGTATTTATTGAGAAACGATTCTCAAAAAAACAATAATAAACCTGAAGAGATAACAAGAGAAGTTATAAGACTAAATGTAGAGCAGGATCTAAAAAGTCAAAAATCATTATTGCTTCTAATGTATAATCTTGAAGAAGCAGGGGAAGATTTTTTTATACAATAAATATCAATTTCAATAACAATATATAATAGTATTAACAATACCTAAAAACTAAGAAACATGAGCACACAAAAATTTGCAACAAACGCACTACACGCAGGACACGATGTTACTAAAAATGCAGGAACAAGAGCAGTGCCAATTTACCAGACGTCATCGTACGTTTTTAATAATTCAGATCACGCTGCCAATTTATTTGGCCTGGCCGAAGCCGGATTTATTTACACTCGATTAAACAATCCAACAAACGATGTTTTAGAACAACGACTTGCAGCGCTTGAAGGCGGAATTGGAGCTGTAGTTACAGCATCAGGAGCATCAGCAATTTCGACAGCTTTATTGACTTTGCTTAAAGCAGGCGATCACATCGTAGCTTCAAATAGTTTGTACGGAGGAACTTATAATTTGCTAAATGTTACTTTGCCGCGTTTAGGAATTACAACCACTTTTGTAGATCCGTCTAAACCGGAAAATTTCACTAAAGCAGCTAAAGAAAATACAAGAGCCTTTTTTGTAGAATCTTTAGGAAATCCAAAATTGGATGTATTGGACTTGAAAGGAATTTCGGCGGAAGCCAAAAACTTTAAAGTGCCATTTATTGTAGACAATACTGTAGCGACACCTTATTTATTAAATCCAATTGAATACGGTGCAAATATTGTGATTCATTCCTTGACTAAATATATATCAGGAAACGGAACTTCATTAGGAGGCGCAATTATTGATGCCGGAACTTTTGACTGGTCTAACGGAAAATTTCCTGAATTTACAGAACCTTCAGCAGGATATCACGGATTAGTGTATCACGAAGCTTTAGGAAATGCAGCTTTTATTGCAAAAGCAAGAATTGAAGGATTACGTGATTTTGGAGCAGCTTTGAGTCCATTTAATGCTTTTCAAATTATTCAGGGATTAGAAACATTACCAATCCGAATTAAGAAACACAGCGAAAATGCTTTGGCTTTAGCCTCTTGGTTAGAAAAACAAGATGAGGTAGTTTGGGTAAATTATCCGGGTTTAAAAACCAATAAATATTATGATTTAGCGCAAGAATATTTGCCAAAAGGACAGAGCGGAGTAATCACTTTTGGATTAAAAGGCGGTTTTGAAGCAGCCAAAAAAGTTGTTGATGAAACAAAACTATTCTCACTATTGGCAAATATTGGTGATACAAAATCATTAATCATTCATCCGGCAAGTACAACGCACCAACAATTGTCTGATGCGGACCAATTAGAAACAGGAGTTTCAAAAGATTTAATCCGACTTTCTGTTGGAATTGAAGATATCGAAGATTTAATAGCTGATTTGCAAACCGTTTTTGAGAGCATTACCCAATCGCAATACAGCATTAATAAAAATTAGGTTTTTTTGTTTTTTGTTTGAAAAATTGCCTTTAGTAGCGTGAGTTCTACTAGAGGTGATTTTTTATAAAAAGTAAATCTATATAAA
This window contains:
- a CDS encoding GLPGLI family protein; this encodes MKKVIYYMFLMLICTQMKAQKDFQGMAVYESKTQAPKFEGMQGNRDITPEMQKNMEERMKKMLEKTFILNFDKSASIYKEEEKLESPGQQGGGMRIMLNSFMGGGGTFYKDVKNKLYTVDKEFMGKEFLVVDSLPKLNWKLEQETKQIGGYTCYKATAIKEASKTDFRNFRPKNNDDKKASGETKTNFEDNFEMPKEITVTAWYSPEIPVNQGPENYWGLPGLILEINDGKTTILCSKIVLNAKDKVEIKPSKKGKVISQKEYDETVIKKMEEFKEMNRGREGGPGGGPIMIRR
- a CDS encoding carboxypeptidase-like regulatory domain-containing protein codes for the protein MKNILLFVILLMTSISFAQSVRFDGFIQDEQKKPLEMANIMAVNSATKAMDSYGITNDKGKFQLTLKPNTSYTIKVSYLGMKSKEIAISTKSENIAQNIVMDDTGIELEGVEIVREMPVSIQGDTIVYNADSFKSGTEKKLEDVLKKLPGVEVNADGEIEVEGKKVSKLMVEGKDFFDGDAKLGVKNIPADAIDKVQVLRNYNEVGALKGLENDQDNVAMNIKLKEGKKNFWFGDVTAGIGVGELDSRYIINPKLFYYSPKYSINLITNFNNIGELPLTAQDYFKFTGGFKNMMKKGGSNFNVSSNDLGISILRNNRAKEIETKFGATNFSYSVTKVWNISGFGILSTSKTDLETKSQTTILDSGDQQKRDELTHQKNNLGLFKLSSTYKPNDKFQFDYDILTKLSKQNEDTDLLRESVVNNASTVETIMTGKKQDPTSINQNLSLYYTQSDKNIFAFEMQHLYQDENPFYNANLRTQPFDLSGYVSGQNRNDLNQDRFVKTNKLDAKLDYYYMVTPKSNINITLGNTYSYQDFNSHIFQMLDNGDRNDLNNPENNNQVKYNFNDTFLGFHYKILSGKFTLTPGVSVHSYTMKNTQSGKDYSQNFMKVLPDFFALYQIKKSETLTYNFSLSNDFTDVNQLASGYVLSDYSSLFRGNRFLENATSQVHSLRYFKYNMFNFENIFANATYTKKVDAIKTKADFDGINQSSTPYNSNLADETFTGMGNYGRSFLKNYKASANATFNWSKFNNIQNNVLTTTESFSQSYTIKASTNYKNFPNIEFGYNALINQYSGSTYYTDKPFARLDYYFLGSFSFVSEYEFYHYYNSDKTVDNEYDFLSASLVYQKKDSKWEYKVSATNLLNTTYLNDDSFSQFSTRVSQYTVQPRYIIFSMKCNL
- a CDS encoding TonB-dependent receptor, producing MKKNLVIALGLLTFSGVYAQENKKEQDSLKNNELSEVTIVGSRSKNRVKTDVPVPVDVFNISEITKGSPQTSVTQILNYVAPSFTSNATSTADATDHVDPAQLRGLGPDQVLILVNGKRRHTSALVNINGSPGRGSVGTDLNAIPSFAIERIEVLRDGAAAQYGSDAIAGVINIVLKKNANFISGGIQYGTNLSSGSNNFKGGADGQNLQVDLNYGTSLGKAGSFLNVTASAVSRQATSRAGIRSNAIFNAYNAVENRAAQDGVYINSLFSNINNTPNSAQILSSLKQYAPQVSYFTPTQQNAISSATTLTQMQAALGFDATNNELAYRGQERSDYNMSVGQSELASGQVYYNAKYPLTETTSLYSFGGVSYRNGKSYAFNRLPNGSGTFTQVYQNGFLPQIESDILDASSAVGLTTQLFGFDTDISTNLGTNSFKYDANNTINATLGTNSASSFDAGKVSFLQSTTNLDFSKKYDVLKGLNVAFGGEFRYENYQIKAGEEASYGLYDINGNLVSGILPSNSPLIVTDFFGNKRGAGAQGFSGFQPSDAKEKDRKSGAAYIDLELNATENWLLNGAARYENYSDFGSTVTFKLASLLKLTDNINWRISGQTGFRAPSLQQKYFESSSTQFINGSPYQVGYFTNDSQAAKSIGVENLKPEKSKSISTGFTFKIPDANITIATDAYFTRIDDRVVLTGQYARPTDAQINAATSQAQKDALTLFQQAFDLKGVERASFWTNGINSETKGIDVVISQKYNVIPDFVIRNDLALSYNETKRVGDLNVPQSIIDAGGEPYKYSFFPESSRIYLEEAIPKLKANLMTTFSIKKLDIYLRNSYFGKVTDPGATDVNLDGSASVYEHPEYSSKIVTDLSFGYQINEKFRFTLGFNNIGDVYPDRNNPATPAFTNTTPTLSPAPSTDLSNANQFAYSRAVSQFGLNGRFGFARLSFKF
- the metK gene encoding methionine adenosyltransferase, yielding MAYLFTSESVSEGHPDKVADQISDALIDNFLAFDADSKVACETLVTTGQVILAGEVKSNTYLDVQQIARDVIRKIGYTKSEYMFEANSCGILSAIHEQSADINQGVDRAKPEEQGAGDQGMMFGYATNETENYMPLALDLSHKLLQELAILRRENKEITYLRPDAKSQVTLEYSDDNKPTRIDAIVISTQHDDFDEEATMLAKIKKDIIEILIPRIIAKNPTHAHLFNDKINYHINPTGKFVIGGPHGDTGLTGRKIIVDTYGGKGAHGGGAFSGKDPSKVDRSAAYATRHIAKNLVAAGVADEILVQVSYAIGVAEPMGIFIDTYGTSKVNLTNGEIAKKVEAIFDMRPYFIEQRLKLRNPIYSETAAYGHMGRKPEVVTKTFSAPGGNVKTVTVELFTWEKLDFVDKVKAEFGL